One Cuculus canorus isolate bCucCan1 chromosome 2, bCucCan1.pri, whole genome shotgun sequence genomic region harbors:
- the ALG2 gene encoding alpha-1,3/1,6-mannosyltransferase ALG2 — MGAEGERSGAAPSVLFLHPDLGLGGAERLVVDAALALRERGCRVRLWTAHYDPGRCFAETRGLDVRQAAGWLPRSLAGRGHALCAALRMAFLAFYVLVLSGERPDVFVCDQVSACIPVLRLARPRKKVLFYCHFPDQLLTKRESFLKRIYRLPLDWLEEYTTGMADCIVVNSMFTASVFKDTFKSLSHINPDVLYPSLNISSFETVVPTDIMDLIPKKKKFLFLSINRYERKKNLPLALEALCELRGRLDSHEWNEVHLVMAGGYDKRVLENVEHYEELRRLASKLNVNDHVTFLRSFSDEQKISLFSNSVCVLYTPSNEHFGIVPLEAMYMRCPVIAVNSGGPLESIVHNVTGFLCDPVPTQFSEAMLKIVRDPLLKDSMGAAGRVRVMEKFSSEAFAERLYQYIRRLIQ; from the exons atgggggcagagggggagcgGAGCGGGGCCGCGCCGTCCGTGCTGTTCCTGCACCCGGACCTGGGGCTGGGAGGCGCTGAGCGCCTGGTGGTGGACGCGGCGCTGGCGCTGCGGGAGCGTGGCTGTCGGGTGCGGCTCTGGACGGCGCACTACGACCCGGGGCGCTGCTTCGCCGAGACGCGCGGCCTGGATGTGCGGCAGGCGGCGGGGTGGCTGCCCCGCAGCCTGGCCGGCCGGGGGCATGCCCTGTGCGCCGCCCTCCGCATGGCTTTCCTGGCGTTCTACGTCCTGGTGCTCAGCGGGGAGCGCCCCGATGTCTTCGTGTGCGACCAg GTGTCTGCTTGCATTCCTGTACTTAGACTGGCCAGACCCCGTAAGaaggttttgttttactgtCACTTCCCTGATCAGCTTCTGACCAAGAGAGAATCTTTTCTGAAGCGCATCTACAGATTACCACTCGACTGGCTGGAAGAGTACACGACTGGCATGGCAGACTGTATTGTTGTGAACAGCATGTTCACTGCCAGTGTGTTCAAGGACACGTTTAAGTCCTTATCACACATAAACCCTGATGTCCTCTATCCATCGCTCAACATCAGTAGCTTTGAAACAGTAGTTCCTACAGACATAATGGACCTGATACCgaagaagaaaaagttcttgtttctttccattaataggtatgagagaaaaaagaatctgCCATTGGCTCTTGAAGCTTTATGTGAGCTTCGAGGAAGGCTTGATTCTCATGAGTGGAATGAAGTTCACCTGGTTATGGCAGGTGGTTATGATAAAAGAGTTCTGGAAAACGTGGAACACTATGAAGAGCTGAGGAGACTTGCATCCAAGCTTAATGTTAATGACCATGTCACTTTTCTGAGATCGTTCTCAGATGAAcagaaaatctctctttttaGTAACTCTGTATGTGTGCTCTATACACCAAGCAATGAACATTTTGGCATTGTTCCTCTGGAGGCAATGTACATGAGATGTCCTGTTATAGCAGTTAATTCAGGTGGTCCTTTAGAATCAATCGTGCATAATGTTACAGGATTTTTGTGCGATCCTGTGCCAACGCAATTCTCTGAGGCCATGTTAAAAATTGTGAGAGATCCTCTCTTAAAGGACTCaatgggagcagctgggagagtcAGAGTTATGGAAAAATTTTCCTCAGAAGCATTTGCAGAACGCCTGTACCAATACATACGCAGATTAATACAATAG